tttaaaatgctGTGTTCAAAAACCCAGCAGTGATGGAGGAGATTAAATATACTAATCATGGACCAGACAGTAATCTTATGTATCATGATTTTATGGAGAGTAGTGTAGGTTTCATGCAAAGTTCAGGGTAGCAATAGGTTTTGTAGGTATGGTCGCCAAATGTATCAAGAGAAAAATGAGagctcttgttaaaaaaaaaaaacagtgattttTCATCATTTCCAAAACATAGTATCTAACTTAACAAgcctgtatgtgtatgtgtgcgtgcgtgcgctgTGTCTATGTCAGATGAGAGAGATGAAGTTTAATACTTGTTAAAATACTTCTGTGTTTTAGATGACTATATTTTCAGAGTAAGGTGGGTATGATGTGACTCTTAGTGTCTAGAACAAAGGAAGAGGTAGCTTTCCTGAACAGAGCACCTAGAACACTATAACATTCTAGTTACAGTGTTCTAGGTGCTCTGTTCAGGAAATGTGCCTACGTTAGGCACATGACCCAGTGGCTGCCTGGAGTTCTGTGGTGCCAagcattgttgaggctattgagGAAACTTAGGTGAAATATGAAAGCTATCTTGAGGAACTCCAGcatggaagagaaactagacatgCTGTATCTAATTCCAGAGGACAAGATTTAAGTCCTTGAACAGAAACTATAGGGAAACAAGTTTTTATTCAATAAAATGAAGTCTTATTTTTATACCATCTTTCAAAAATTTCATATATGTCATTTAATCTTGATTTTTCACAATGATCTTTGGTAAGTGGTAGTGTGCAGCTCAGAAAAATCTAACGAGAACTTCAAAGCTGAAAATTGAGAATGCAACCACTTCATGGCATGGTAACAAGCACTTCTGAGTCTATTCAGGCAGAGGCTGGAGAGCCACGTGTTATGCCACAAGAGGATGAGGTGTAGACCACATCTGTGTTCTTAACTGGCACACACCACCAAGGGTATGCAGACCTGGTTAGATGTAGCGCacaatttttataataattattttctttcagtctcCATATCCATCCTCAAGTGTTatgtgccatctcctgccagcTCCACCTGGTGCCAGTTACTCATGTGAGACGTTCTTCATCATTCCAGTAGTAACCTCATGCACTGGGTGTTTCTCCTTATGACTCATGGTTTGGATACGCCACTTCTGGCTGATCGTATGAGTCAGGACTTATCCACTGTGCTTCCTGCCTATTCTCTCCTCCCTGGCCACCTATTTCAGTGATTTGCTAGAACGGACTCCTGCCAGCTCAGGAGAATCAGTTGTGTGTATCTCTTCCCACTCAGTAATAATCACATCCGTCGTTTGAAATTAGCCATAGTGGGAGCTTTTACACCAGGGAAATTGACAAATGCTACAACTCAGGGCCTCCCCGAGTTATTAGCTGTTATTAACTTTTCACGAGCACATCACTGATAACATTTCATTTTATATACCAGCTTCTGCTAACCTAGAGCCCAAACTTTATCTTCATTTCATGTGAACTATTGTTGATTCAAATGACCAgtcatcattatttttttattctcataCAAGTAACTCTTAGAAGATACCAAAATAAGATGTGAAAAACATAAGaattcgtttttttttttgttttgttttttaccacaGCCATAGGAATGAAATTTTACTCCCAATAAAACTTGAACAACTCTTCTATTCTTAAAAACACAGCATATATTATAAAGTGTAACAACTGTGAgtgtatatactgtatttttgtgcaaataacATGCCCCTTCTTCATTTGTTTGCATACTGTGCCCTCATGAGGTAtatttgtaagcatgctatgctaatttttttttttttttacagcaacaaaaaattagcatagcatgcttataaAAATATCTCATGGAGACTgaatccagaacaactagatggtgcccaactaccaccactgactactctgacagggatcgcaatagagggtcccaggcagagctggagaaaaacgtagaacaaaattgtaactcccaaaaaaagagcagaattacTGACccaacagagactagagaaaacccagagagtatggcccctggacacccttttagctcagtaatgaagtcactcttaaggttcacccttcagcccaagattagacaggcccgtaaatcaaaatgagactaaagggacacactagcccaggggcaaggacaagaaggcagaagggggcaaggaagccggtaatagggaacccaaggttgagaagggagagtgctgacaggtcgtggggttggcagccaacgTCACAGAACagtgtgtgtactgactgtttagtgagaagctggttctgtaaaccttcatctaaagcacaataatgaaaaagtgttgttaaactaaaaacaaataaataaaaataccttgtggggggaggacccagttggcaaacaaatgtagaagatgcttgttatttgtgtaaaaatgtggtGTTGCTATACGTGCCTTTCTTGGAAAAAAAGTAGACTGCTAATTTATATTATGGTTATTCCCGGGGTCTTTGATAGTGTAATTAGTGTGAGCTAAGGTTGAGAATCCttgaagtaaatattttaaatttgttttctacTGGAAATACAAGATCCTAATAGAAATTTTACTTAACCTATCATGTCTGTTATGGTTCCATTTTACCGAAACTTgctgcattttatttttcttttatagatgaGGGTCCTCATGATCAACCAAAGAGGAAAAGAATTAGAAAGCATAagtcaaagaaaaattttaaaaatcccaatAATGTCCATGTAGAACAAGCAGAATTAGAGGAACAGCAGAGTCTTTTACAAGAGCAATTACAGCCACAGCACACAGATGGCACCacaataagcaaaaataaaaaaaggaaactgaaaaagaaacagcaaattaaaaagaagaaagcagcTGGCTTACTAACAAAAGCTTCTGGCATCAATTTCACATACCAGCCTGAGGAGAGCAACAGTGAACAAGAAGAATTAAGAAATACTGACGAGGAAGGTGTTAAAGACACCAATGAGCATGACATTAGAGACACCAATGAGGAAGACGTTAAAGACACcaacgagaaagaggaagacattaAAGACACCAACGCGGAAGATGTTAAAGGCATCAATGAGGAAGGTGTTAAAAGTACCAACGAAAAGGCAGATAGTATCCTAAATTTTTTGAAGTCAACGCGTGAAATTTATCTTTATGATGGTAtgcttttttccttaatttttcttttgaatattatcttgaaattttgggaaaaaagtaaaatgtttaatgtttaagctataaaatgtattaaaatattgaaaataaataattagtTCAGAGATAAAAATCAGAATGTTTGAATTCTTTCTACCAAAGATCTAGACTAGCACATTACATAGTGCTTATCGAAAGAAATAGAATATAGCCAACCTCAGTAAAATTATGACTTCAACTGTGGGTTGGTCTCATGATCAACTTATTTCTCTAAAATCATGTGTTGGGATATGCTGGTATTCTGGGCTCTATTTCTGTGTGAAAGATAATTACACATCTGAGGCTTTGATAAACTCATTTCATTTTCATAAGctaagaagtaaaagaaatgcaGTTATTTCCTTTAGGACATGTTGTATTGTACTCTTTAACATGTAACATACTGATTTAAGATTTTTCCATGAGCGTTTTTGAGTGACTGTTATTTGTATTGCTATAgtagatgaggagccctggtggtcttgTGATTAAGaggtcagttgctaaccaaaaggtcagcagtctgaatccaacagccactccttggaaaccctatggggcagctctactctgtcttacagggtcactatgggtcggaattgactccatggcaacaggtttggtttttttttttttgctcttgatgTAACCATACTGGTTCCTGGTTAGTACTTCTTTCTAATCCTTAGGTCAGGCTTTAATAAAACTCAATACAAATTGAAGGACTTATCTTTTGTGAGAATAAAcctgcttttatttttcctctggtatccaaaccaaacccattgccactgagttgattacaactcatagtgaccctacgggacagagtagaactgccccacagagtttgcaaggaacagctggtggatttgaactgccgaccttttggttagcagccgtagctcttaaccactgtgctaccagggctccatgccagGAACAAAGGCACTCAAGATTaactctttttctattttaatgacATTTCTGGTAAATTCAAGTTTAGCATCTCCAGATTTCACTAGGTAATTTGACAGTCTTCTTATGAATAAATTGAGAAATACAGGCTTTATAATCATTTGGGAGGTAATTAAACAATGATACAAAACTACCCTTATTAATAGATCAGTTTTACTGAGAAGATGGCCACAAGTGACTTTAACTCTTTCCTCTTTTACATGTTGATTAGCAGTTGGTATTAGTAAATTGAAAAGATACTTAACAAATATTCGGATGACACCTCTGGCCGTATTGAGGTGTTGAAGAGACTAGAATTAACCCAGACCCTCGAGTGGAATACCTAGGGGCCTCGTCCTAGAATCTAGGACAAACCAGAGGTAGATATTCATTGCCAAACATGCAACCCAGCCTCTAGTGAGCTCAGTCCCTGAATGGATTAAGGTGATTAATTCCCACTGTGTTTGCCTTCCAGAAGAAAGGGTAAACCCTCTTTAGAGGAAAATATCATCATTGAAGACTTCTACAGTTTTTCATACatgaacccaaaaaccaaacccgttgacatcaagttgattccaactcatagcaactctataggacagagtagaactgccccatatggtttccaaggagtgcctggtggattcaaactgccgatcttttggttagcagccatggctcttaaccactacgccaccagggtgtccttttcatacacagtcaataaaaattTACCAGGCACGTCAAGAGATAGGACTGTATAGCCAGataccaagaagaaaaaaaagcagaaatataccacagccatagacaatattaCGGAGCCCAGCTGGtgcttagctgccaaccaaaagatcagtggttcaaactcaccagctgccactgcaagggagaaagatgtggcagtctgcctccaaaaaggtttacagccttggcaactctcggggcagttctactctgtcctgtagggtctctatgagttggaattgactcaacagcatgggtttggatttgggtttttagaaaatattgaagttatcagacAAGGAACTTAAAATAGCTGTaattaaaatattcaagaaagtAGGGAGAACTTGGAGGAAAAAAGATGAAACATTGAAGAATTAAACCAataataaaaatcttaaaaagcagccaaaggaaaaaacattatttttacaGGAGCAACAATAAGATGGCTGGTTGATCTTTCAATAGAAACAACAGAAGCCAGTATCCCTGTTTTATAGGTTCCCCTTGATTTATCCTAAACACCTAGTAGCCTTagcccttttttaaatttttttagataTATGACCTAAATATGTCCTGCTGCCGTTCTTAGGTTTTAGCTGCATGTTATATTTGGGAAAGTGTTTTAAAAGATCAGAAATATTCCTACATGTGAACGGTTAATCAGGTTTGCATGTCATTCAAcaagtagtgttttttttttttttgtcctcttcCGATTATCTCTTGTAGCTTTGTATAACCCAAACATCTCATTCTCAGTAGAAATGTGTTTGAAGCTTTCCTTAAGAGAGGAAAGCTTATctttagtttataaaaaaaaaaaaaaaaacctaacatttttatttataataatattgACTTTGTTTAGGTCTCTCCAAAGATTCCGAGTCAGCTGTCTTTATGGAAACCACGGAAGAGCTATTTAAACGTCTTGAATCTCATAGCCTGTCGCCCtcagatgtgttcattctggaTCACATGAAAACGCTGTTACTTCTGCAAGATACTGAAGGATTGAAGAGCGCCCTGGACATGTTCCCAGAACAGTGCGTGATGCCTCCCGGTGTGTACGTTACTGCTTGAGGTACTCTCGTCACGGTTAGCCTCTGAGCCACTGACGCTTTACCCAGACAGTAATGAGTCAGAAAATATAACGCTGCGCGTATGGCTTGGAAGAGTAGGGTCCCCCAGAGGAATCTGTTTCTTGTGTCTCTGCTTGATATAAAAATATATCACATACTAGATGCAGAAATATATGTACAAACTAATTTTCCAGCCTCCCAAGCTATCAACTCTCAGGGCCAAATTTCCATAAGTTTAAATGGaaacaagaaaattaatttcttcccCCTTTTTTCTTCTCCTGTGCTGGATTGGTAGAGCGtacatttttttctgtctccaggcGTCTTGGTATGACTTATTGAACCCCTACAGATAGACAGTTGAATTATTAtgatgatttttcttttgtttacttaCTCAACCTTTGTTGGGTGCCCATTCTGTGCAAACAGTACTGTGCTGGAGCCAGCCACTAGCCCATACTGCTCATGTCTTCCCAGCTCCATGTTCAGTGACATCACATTGGTGGCTGGAAACgggccatggtgggagtatttagaCCATGAAAATCTGCCAACACAGAAAATCAAGGCTTTTTCTGGAGAACTGCTTCACCTCTACACCACTGTT
The sequence above is drawn from the Elephas maximus indicus isolate mEleMax1 chromosome 12, mEleMax1 primary haplotype, whole genome shotgun sequence genome and encodes:
- the ERICH1 gene encoding glutamate-rich protein 1 isoform X1 is translated as MSDLKKQVFVGKVLKKLFPDVPSGQEKIATATLISEKPPEKVTPEKAKLKRVQPLTDGGTKIQTERRLCAVSLPPEGYIPCLPELNSRTDSESSSSRADVEDEGPHDQPKRKRIRKHKSKKNFKNPNNVHVEQAELEEQQSLLQEQLQPQHTDGTTISKNKKRKLKKKQQIKKKKAAGLLTKASGINFTYQPEESNSEQEELRNTDEEGVKDTNEHDIRDTNEEDVKDTNEKEEDIKDTNAEDVKGINEEGVKSTNEKADSILNFLKSTREIYLYDGLSKDSESAVFMETTEELFKRLESHSLSPSDVFILDHMKTLLLLQDTEGLKSALDMFPEQCVMPPDHVRVISTFFNYWVTHILPQRNSE
- the ERICH1 gene encoding glutamate-rich protein 1 isoform X2 produces the protein MSDLKKQVFVGKVLKKLFPDVPSGQEKIATATLISEKPPEKVTPEKAKLKRVQPLTDGGTKIQTERRLCAVSLPPEGYIPCLPELNSRTDSESSSSRADVEDEGPHDQPKRKRIRKHKSKKNFKNPNNVHVEQAELEEQQSLLQEQLQPQHTDGTTISKNKKRKLKKKQQIKKKKAAGLLTKASGINFTYQPEESNSEQEELRNTDEEGVKDTNEHDIRDTNEEDVKDTNEKEEDIKDTNAEDVKGINEEGVKSTNEKADSILNFLKSTREIYLYDGLSKDSESAVFMETTEELFKRLESHSLSPSDVFILDHMKTLLLLQDTEGLKSALDMFPEQCVMPPGVYVTA